One region of Chryseobacterium sp. C-71 genomic DNA includes:
- a CDS encoding 3'-5' exonuclease — protein sequence MFLYDKVIVIDIEATCWEKGQTPENQKREIIEIGICKLNMLDGSIEDKRSYLIKPTQSEVSEYCTQLTGITSEKLEKDGFSFKEACSNIKNRYNSLRRTYAGYGGFDKSIVESQCKEFDVKFPFSETYLDLKVLISLMTGEKPIGLLKELQTRNIEFEGSNHNGADDAFNTAKLLYQVLKN from the coding sequence ATGTTTTTATACGACAAAGTAATAGTCATAGATATCGAAGCTACGTGTTGGGAAAAAGGGCAAACTCCTGAAAATCAAAAAAGAGAAATTATTGAAATCGGGATTTGCAAACTCAATATGTTGGATGGAAGTATCGAAGATAAAAGAAGTTACTTGATAAAACCGACACAATCAGAGGTAAGTGAATACTGTACACAACTTACGGGAATCACTTCTGAAAAATTAGAAAAAGACGGATTTTCTTTTAAAGAAGCCTGTTCGAATATCAAAAACAGATATAATTCATTACGAAGAACATACGCCGGTTATGGCGGATTCGACAAATCGATTGTGGAAAGTCAGTGTAAAGAATTTGATGTTAAATTTCCTTTCAGTGAAACGTATCTTGATTTAAAAGTCTTGATAAGTTTAATGACTGGTGAAAAGCCAATTGGACTATTGAAAGAACTTCAGACAAGAAATATAGAATTTGAAGGGAGTAATCATAATGGTGCAGATGACGCTTTTAACACAGCAAAATTATTGTATCAAGTTTTAAAAAATTAA
- a CDS encoding ribonuclease H-like YkuK family protein — METQQQTWQNMTGKFFQHSITHLVEEAIIREQANGHRLKVCVGSDSHVYGDAINYATAVVFIREGKGAFTFIRKEREIQNISIKERMLNEVNKSVEIAYAICSILETYDVEMEVHADINTDPDFKSNVALKDAMGYILGMGYVFKAKPYAFASSNCADMMV, encoded by the coding sequence ATGGAAACGCAACAACAAACATGGCAAAACATGACCGGAAAATTTTTCCAACACTCTATCACACATTTGGTAGAAGAAGCCATCATCCGCGAACAGGCAAATGGACACCGACTGAAAGTGTGTGTGGGTTCAGACTCCCACGTTTATGGTGACGCCATTAATTATGCTACGGCAGTTGTCTTTATTCGTGAGGGAAAAGGAGCGTTTACCTTTATCAGAAAAGAAAGAGAAATACAGAATATCAGTATCAAAGAGCGAATGTTGAACGAAGTCAACAAATCCGTAGAAATCGCCTACGCCATTTGCTCTATTCTGGAAACTTATGATGTGGAAATGGAGGTACACGCAGACATTAACACCGATCCGGATTTTAAATCCAACGTTGCTTTGAAAGACGCAATGGGATATATTCTTGGAATGGGATACGTGTTTAAGGCAAAACCTTACGCATTTGCAAGTTCAAATTGTGCTGATATGATGGTGTAA
- a CDS encoding lipopolysaccharide assembly protein LapB, translating to MKKQKFIEKFLTAFFVLVIFKLIAIFAQLSQTDLSTVIGSLFKFIFFAAAAIVLIVLLQNQEKDPQPPPTKNYGGGGLSIDTSLFDKLRSIYEDIARKHIEDNEYKKAAIVYMNLLKDNYRAAATLEEGGFYNEAAVVFLKKVLSKADAANCYVKAKQYDKAIILYKELQQKEKVGDLYKEINDSENALIFYQMVVDDYLQSHQMVKASLVYRNKMDKPNEAQQILLQGWKENKEAFNCLQNYFANISEIGQLEKEIQYLYENTSPDKKIVYLEAMKIEFKKDQRLQKSTRNIAYNIIAENINSRSEIVNELKHFNPDDDVILKDISRYKTGRNRMFRY from the coding sequence ATGAAAAAGCAAAAGTTTATAGAAAAGTTTTTGACGGCCTTTTTTGTTCTTGTAATTTTTAAATTGATTGCGATTTTTGCACAATTATCTCAAACAGATCTCTCAACTGTTATAGGAAGTTTGTTCAAATTTATATTTTTTGCCGCAGCTGCCATTGTGCTTATCGTTCTTTTGCAAAATCAGGAGAAAGATCCTCAGCCTCCTCCAACAAAAAATTATGGAGGCGGTGGTTTGTCTATAGATACTTCATTGTTTGATAAACTGCGAAGTATATATGAAGATATAGCCAGAAAACACATTGAAGATAACGAATACAAAAAAGCGGCTATTGTTTACATGAATCTTTTAAAAGATAATTATCGTGCTGCCGCAACATTAGAGGAAGGTGGTTTTTATAACGAAGCAGCAGTTGTTTTTTTGAAAAAAGTACTAAGCAAAGCAGATGCAGCCAACTGTTATGTGAAAGCAAAACAATATGATAAAGCGATTATTTTATACAAAGAGCTTCAACAAAAAGAAAAAGTAGGTGATTTATACAAAGAAATTAACGATTCTGAAAATGCATTGATCTTTTATCAAATGGTAGTAGATGATTATCTGCAGAGCCATCAGATGGTAAAAGCCTCTTTGGTATATCGAAATAAAATGGATAAACCGAACGAAGCCCAACAAATACTTTTACAAGGCTGGAAGGAAAATAAAGAAGCATTCAATTGTCTTCAAAATTATTTTGCAAATATTTCTGAAATCGGTCAACTAGAAAAGGAAATTCAGTATTTATATGAAAATACATCTCCTGATAAAAAAATAGTGTATTTGGAAGCCATGAAAATTGAGTTTAAAAAAGATCAGCGACTACAAAAATCCACAAGAAATATTGCCTACAATATCATTGCAGAAAATATCAACAGCCGTTCCGAAATCGTCAATGAATTAAAACATTTTAATCCTGATGATGATGTGATTTTAAAAGATATTTCGAGGTATAAAACAGGACGAAATAGAATGTTTAGGTATTAG
- a CDS encoding APC family permease, giving the protein MELKIKPFPKNSYPKRGLLIRSASPLIWFREIESLGIDLNVVQTFAIPSLEPNILYGFFLIFGGQAPEEIGKNSYFQCFDNQLFIPENTDFYPKINSEDWRNIEAQYIIMHPDFGLVKLNETIDWVTLLQESPITEAKLKKPSNSVFIPQRIRSFKVDMNDDELLEQLLNPTTDEDWMKNLPFDLEKLKAGDQAEILKYIEYITKYPERAVYLGIPLDIHSTLRGGFGNFDWGMFGGAGGEKGDGAQNERSPLKMTGAQKMFAVFLALIVVIIFAFEFGKEQASKEQVSTDLYNENTVETAPETENNDGLIFQSGFTAIDMKVDSVFGNERRWLVNDYKQTFNSEGGKEAMLWKIQEYRAKEKKFRDSLKKMYLKKIEYVVDLKTKNYHKKILDSIQKDPSNKMSKISKKLLADDILEMRKTTISDSLARIYGTNHETDPQIVFNDNLQNDALKATEDAHVKKEISFSEIVWLLLAVVGLVGVYSYFIRKKPFDMGGSYVSESIKLILIVILGSTLLYIFYPLIAAFGYNWLVWILIIGVLVLLYRLFSEDMDILKSGKK; this is encoded by the coding sequence ATGGAGTTGAAGATTAAACCTTTTCCGAAAAACAGTTATCCCAAAAGAGGCCTTCTCATCAGAAGTGCTTCACCTTTGATATGGTTTCGTGAAATAGAATCATTGGGAATTGATCTTAACGTTGTACAGACCTTTGCTATTCCTTCTCTTGAACCGAATATTTTGTATGGCTTCTTTCTTATTTTTGGAGGTCAAGCTCCTGAAGAAATTGGAAAGAATTCTTATTTTCAATGTTTTGATAATCAATTGTTCATTCCTGAAAACACCGATTTTTATCCAAAAATAAATTCAGAAGACTGGAGAAATATTGAAGCTCAATACATCATCATGCATCCTGATTTCGGATTAGTTAAATTAAATGAAACAATAGATTGGGTAACATTATTACAGGAATCGCCAATAACAGAAGCAAAATTAAAAAAGCCATCGAATAGTGTTTTCATTCCACAAAGAATCAGAAGTTTTAAAGTGGATATGAATGATGATGAATTGCTGGAGCAGCTTCTCAATCCTACAACAGATGAAGATTGGATGAAAAATCTGCCATTCGATTTGGAAAAGCTAAAAGCTGGAGATCAGGCTGAGATTCTGAAATATATAGAATACATTACAAAGTATCCTGAGCGGGCAGTTTATTTAGGAATTCCATTGGATATTCATTCTACATTGCGAGGCGGTTTTGGGAATTTCGATTGGGGGATGTTTGGTGGTGCCGGAGGTGAGAAAGGTGATGGAGCGCAAAATGAAAGATCACCATTGAAAATGACAGGGGCACAAAAGATGTTTGCCGTTTTCCTAGCACTTATTGTAGTGATTATTTTCGCTTTTGAATTTGGTAAAGAGCAGGCATCAAAAGAACAGGTTTCTACAGATTTATATAACGAGAACACTGTTGAAACGGCTCCAGAGACAGAAAATAACGATGGGCTGATTTTTCAATCCGGTTTTACCGCTATCGATATGAAGGTTGATTCTGTATTTGGAAATGAAAGACGCTGGTTGGTTAATGATTATAAACAAACGTTCAATAGCGAAGGAGGAAAAGAAGCAATGCTTTGGAAAATTCAAGAATACAGAGCCAAAGAAAAGAAATTCAGAGATTCATTAAAAAAAATGTACCTGAAAAAAATTGAATATGTAGTAGATCTTAAAACAAAAAATTACCATAAAAAAATTCTGGATTCTATTCAGAAAGACCCTTCAAACAAGATGTCTAAAATATCTAAAAAACTTCTAGCTGATGATATTCTGGAAATGAGAAAAACAACGATCAGTGATTCTCTTGCAAGGATTTATGGCACAAACCATGAAACTGATCCTCAAATCGTCTTTAATGATAATCTGCAAAACGATGCTTTAAAAGCAACAGAGGATGCTCATGTTAAAAAAGAGATTTCCTTTTCCGAAATTGTTTGGCTGTTGCTTGCCGTTGTAGGTCTTGTGGGCGTGTATTCTTACTTTATCAGGAAAAAGCCGTTTGATATGGGAGGAAGTTATGTTTCGGAAAGTATTAAACTAATCTTGATTGTTATATTGGGAAGTACCTTGCTGTATATTTTTTATCCTTTGATTGCCGCTTTCGGATACAATTGGCTGGTTTGGATATTAATTATTGGCGTATTGGTTCTTCTTTACCGTTTATTCAGTGAAGATATGGATATTTTAAAATCAGGAAAGAAATGA